The region AAAATTAATGTTATAGaatggtaaaatattttcataaacaGTAAAAATCTTAAAATACTTCCATTTTATGGTGGTTTTTCCTGGATAAATATATTTGGTTGTATACACGAGACACACTTTCTTTCTAACGAGTTCTAGATGATTAGATCAAACAAATGTTCTAGTCTCTAGGTGAAAAAGATGCACGTtatcaatgaatttattaatttaatgaTCTCGGTATATGGTTTTTTGATGCTGCGGTGGTCCGTTGTagagtaattataattattataaatatataatataggtCCATATGTGTTTTcatgtgtgtataatgtatgtatgtttgtatttatgtatttactAAATGTAATGTATACGTAATTGTGTACatgagagagggagagagagagagagagagagagagagagagagagagagagagagagagagagagagagagagagagagagggagagagagagagagagagagagagtgaagaGTGTGTGTATACTAGGAATGTACATAGTGTACGTAGTAGTTTATAATTAGATTTGTGTATAAAACGATTGATTATACGTAATTATATACTcattactcatttttttttcttttcctttataTCAAACGACACATGTAATTAATGATATCGATATTAGTCTCATGGTGTGATAGCCCTTAGTAAATGGCAATCTACATTTGCCAATAGGCTAGTCTTGTCCTGTCTTCTCGTAGTACTATGTCAATGTGGTCACGCGCATGCATCACAAAATACACAgcacgttttttttctgtttacgTGACAATCAATACAGAGATTTTCAAGCGAGTGGccacatttaaaaaaatttataactatCATCgtcgaataatttatttttttttctttttttttttctccttttctttcttttacacCATTTTGGATAAATAAGAACTAAAGTGCTCCTCTTTGTACTGAAAACTACTACCTTATACCTTGGCTATAAAGTAACATTAATGAAACACTTAATCGTAGACaattatttgcattattattttaatacagctttttcccctttttccttttctttttggAAATACGATACATCATTATTCAAGTCATtaagtttaaataaataaaatgaagactCGATGGTTGCTTCcaattgttaatattattatattacaacGAATCTACCTTAGATCCGTTCTCATgtgtttcaattaaaaaaaaaagcatggTTACTTTGTAACCtgttaaattttaattgcCCTTTTTTACTTACATACAAACTGACTAATCTCAGTTTACttaatttgttgaatttgtgTCAGAATTTGCAAATTAAACAGAATAGTAGATGCGTTAGGTTGATAATTCCTTGCATACATTCATTGTGAAAATATATGTGAGATTTAATAACATTAAAAATGCGACGGTGAAGTTTGATAGTTGGAGTTGTTTGTTCGGAATAATACTAAGTGAAAATCAATTATGAAGAAGAAGTAATAAATAAGGAATCTTCTCGTTTGTTTGTTGTAAAATAGTTTTATAGTATGTATTATATCTTAAATAGATCACATGCAAGCGTAtgtttatataattttaaaaacgtaGCCATTTACTTGCGAACCGCTGTACTGttcattaatatttaatattaatacttCTAGTCGTATACTCTTGCTAGAGTAAAAGTGGTCTTTGTGCGCCCCGATATAACTAATCTTCGGGGCGTGTGTAGGCAATACAGAGAGCTTCAGCATGTATTTTCGCTCTCTTGATATGCGATAGAACTATCCTAACAAAACTTGtcgttacatttttctttcatttggtATGTCTTAgtcttattttattcaaaaaaaagaaaaaagaaaatattattaataataataatagtatttttatattaccATGTACTTAATACATTAAGTTCAATGAGACGTAATgagtttgttgaaatttaaattagtCGTGATGATGAGCAGATCTACTTTTGTATTTAGGCAATCGATTGAAGATTGAATTGAATATGATGAAAATAGTAGTTAATTAAAAACTTATAACTTAACGTGACCGGTGTATAGTATTCGTATAGCAATTGAAAACACGTATAAACATgttaacaacaacaacaacaacaacggaAAAGCACGCAACGTTAAAATACAAGAATTTATGAACTTTACTTTCACATCACCAATTTCCCGATGAAGATAACATTCTGTTCTTTGTCTATTTTTTAGGCAGATGTTTCATTCAACTTGAGAACATATTCAATTACAGGTACTTCTAATTCTTAGAAGTATTTGCaatcgaaagaagaagaaatatgAGTTATACGCATATCTGGCTTTCGCACTAAACTAACACCGAGTACTTAAATCGCTGTAgtatgatttgaaaaaatcttgaataaaaatcatattCAAATTGGATGTAAAATGAATGCAGCTGGTTTTCAACTACCGGATTCTTTGCTTATCTAGCCAACTACTTTACGTACATCCCGATTATTGATGTTCAGAatgtacgaaaaatttgttttgctttctatcgttaaaaatatcaatgtgCTATGGAAATACCTCTATTATATTGTTATgtcttattattattcaccttTAGCAAGCAGGAATACTCATATCCAGTCATTATCTCGTGAGTACGGTCAACGTGTGCTTCGTATATTGAGCATCCACGTTGGTAGATACcaaattcaaatgaatacacacacacacacacacaaatgaaaatattaagcCTAATTTGAAATGCGAGTTGGTAACCCCAACAAGTCATTAACAACGATGATCAAGATATACCTTGCCAAATATAATGcaataactttttttaaaaacaataataattgcatGATTAAAAGCAGgtatatcttttctttttaaaatagCATTTAAACACTTTGtgacaaaataatattaattttaggTTTCACTATTGCACCGATATTTACAATGGACGTTACTTATGCTTCGTATCGtgtcaaagaaatttttatctttgatACCAATGATAAtcagtaaataaaaatcacttaaaatttctataaaaaaaaaagctcgcgTTTAGTCTTGACGATATTACTAAACGTCTGAGTGCGGTATTTTAGCTGGTTATAAGCGAAATAAAAACTTCAACGATCATACGCGCAATTAGTCAAAGTTTTTTTACATGTTACACATGAACATGGTCATCATTACACGTAAGTTTAAGTTCAATTTGTCAAACTACGAGATTGCCTTCGTAAAAGTGCGATTTATACAATCGAAATTAAACCTATCTGTGTTTTCGTAACTTGGTCAGTATTCCCCAAGCGACATAccattccattttttaaatgaatcaATCTTTCTTGAAGAAGGAATTATGTAAAACATATTTAAGTTTTCTATTATTTAAAGCTCTCATTCATATCAACATTCGGTTGACATTAtttctgtattatttttttttattacgtgtGGCATGAAAAAAACTTCAGATATTGACATGCCATTGAATTATTGTTGCGACGCATAATTTTCTCAATGCTTATCGAGTTTGAAATGATGATTGACATAAATTTTCTTGATCAAGATCGATCTGCGTAATCAAAACATTAGGCATACAAATTACAGCTAAAGgtcaacaaaaattaaatttgtttcaatattaCTTGTGTCAAAGACacagtgaaaaaaagtttctcagCCAAAGTATCATGATTGATTATaactaaaaaacaaacaaaaataaaaatagcgCAAATCAGACTAAGCAAATAAGTTATCTCCGCAGCGATAAAATATCTGTCACTGGATGTAACTAACCATAAGCCATTGCGTTTCATACAATGTAACACAAGAGAATCCCTTCAATCAATGAAGTGCAAAAAgacggaaaaagaaaattaaaataaaaacattaaatgccgtatgaaaaaaataataggtAAGTAAATGAAGTCAGTACGTCTGTGGctaatttaaatgaaaattggttaaAAACCTGCTAAAAACATTAGAATAAAATCTTAGCGGACAAAGCTCGTATGCGTAGCTGGCATTGGGCGTGATGGGATTCATCGGGGCCAAATAAGGCCTGAATAGTTAGGGTTTGATGTTGTCACTGTTCAAAGATAGCGAATCGGAGAGCTTTTGTTGCGACAGTTCGCTTACACCGCCACCACTCATTAATTTAGCATTGTTATTCTCTGAATTTGGAACTTTCGAGTATTCCCGCTTGCGAGGCATACTTTCCGTTTTAACTATAGTTATATCAGGATTATTTTCAAGAACCGAAGTTGCTGCTTTAGTAATTGGTGTTGGAACGTCCACGAATCCACCCCCTTCCCGTTTTATAGGAGTTGCTGTAGAAATGTTTGGAACGACCGAAGCGACGTTggcatttattttttgaagaaTATCATTCACGGCATCATTTTCTGTTTCACTGCCACCGTCAATCGCTGATATGGGGCCAGCTAGTTCTCCTGAAAGAGACAGCCTGTCTGGTCCTTGCAATGTAGATAAGTATGTGGCAAGTGTTTGTACAGTTACATTGAGGTATTCAGCAGCACGAAATAAGGTTATTTCCTTCCTTCGTAATTTGGCCAACACTTCGGCAGGGCCCGGTTCTGCCCAGAAATCTCTCACTCTGTAAATTTCAAAAGACTATACTTGAACAAATTAAGACGAGGCTTTGAagcataaaaagaaaaatagaaaacaaataaaacgagaaataaaaagtGCTCTAAACACGATATAGCATAGCGGTTGAGCTGAAATATCAAGATAAAATCTGTATACGTTTATGTTGAATGAATGCAGTTGTATTTACATATCACGCACCTTTCACTACTACAGGGTTCGTACGCTTTTTGGAACTtcaaattccctgacttttccaaCTGATCCAGCCTGAaaataggatttttttcagtaaactTCCAAGAAACATGCCgctgattaataataatttttttgcatattaATACTAATACCTTCAACATTACCTAGTAATTAATTTACTGTCCGACtactaatttacaaacaacagcCAGCGATTttcagtaagaaaaaaacgaaatgagttttgatattaaataatgtacgtataagaacgagtttatttcttcaagaaaCTTACGAGTCCAGTCTCATCttcgaaattccctgacttttccctgacTTCTCCCTGCTGTAAGAAACTCCCTGAGTTTTCCCTGTGCGTACGAACCCTGTACTaccgaatttatttttatctttatcgTGTACAAGAATTTGAATTAATGAACATTGATAAAGCTACGTAATTTGCTTCAACTCTATTTACAATCAATACATAATTTAAGGGATAACGTTACAAATAGACAGAAATCAGAGTTCAGAGAGCAGGGATAGACTGATGAATCAAACTTATTTCAATTAGACTGATGTAACTTACGTTTAATCTTTGTTCgttaataaggaaaaatacCAAGAGAGCATAAATAATGTACAAACCTGTATGGGTGTTTAAGGCAACCGTAGCTGTCACGGTATCTACCGTATAGAGTTCCATAAGAGACACCGAGAATTTCAGCTGCTGTTTTCATTTCCAATTCCTTGCTTTTAATAGCATCCATGACACGTCGTGTGAATGGTTCCTCCCAAAATTCTTGGCGACGTCCGGTTGTCAAATAGTCATTCATCTTTACCACATCTCGGAATTGCTCTGGAATTGCTGGGTTAGGGTTAGGATTGGAATTAGATGTCACGGATGctgtaagaaaataaatgtatagtatCTCATTTTGATTCAACTAGACCAGGATAGaatgttgataaaattgaaaacagagGCAACAAATTCTACTCACGTTTCTTATCGTCCGGAGCGGCGGAATCATCTTTAGACATGTAAGATAACTGTAAAGAAAATAACcttgattaaataatttacaaaaaaaataatatgtagACATATTTTAAGTCAAACTAAACGAGGCTTTAAACTGTCAGAAACGTcagtgaaatatattttcatggtAAATAATTTAAGGAAAGTAACTAATTGTAGTAGTCATTGAAGACCGTGTACAAAAAAGCAGTCTTGAAACAATTTCAGTTACGATGATGAGAAGCTTGATGCTTCTGCGTCATAAACAATCGTGAGCTAGGATCAGAACTAAAATTCAGGAAACGCACCACTGGTAATGGGGTTTCGTTATTTTCAGACAGCACCATATCACCATCCCAACTCTCGTGGTCTCCTTCGCTCATCATTTCTTCCTGTATACGAAACACAATCATGcatatcaaaattgaaaaacgcaCATGGTGTtaaatacttgaaatttgtCAATAATTATGGTTATAGACGAGCTGCTGAAACCTGTGTTACATTGAAGGTATCATCCGAGCCAACATTGCCAGTAACGCAGGTGACCTTTGGTGTAAAAACATCGTGTGCAGATGGGGGATCGTCGAGAGGTGGACGTCCTCGGCGTCGTTGTTTAGGTGGTGAAGACTCCTCTGCGTCACCTTCCCTGAGAACTGTTTCTACTCCTGGAGTAGCTGCTCCTGGGCTGTGACCACTGTTGCTCATATCATTTTGTACCGAATCACTGCGCCAGCTGACCTCGGCCAGACCCTTGATGTGCAAATCTTCTGCAGTCTTTAGTAGAGATGATAACCTTGTCTACAATGTGGACGAGAATGATTAATAATCTTCGAAATTGCATCAAACGTACAAAAACGCGTTTTAATATCTCAAAActggaaaaaacaaatatttctcaTTCATGTCCTCTATTTGTGGCTAATCGAGTACGcggtatttttattattgatgaTTTCCTACTTATCAATTTTCTCTGAAATACGCTCTAGCCTCTGAATgctaaataataatatgcaCTTTCTACAAACAGCTTTCTATTGCTGACTGAATCGGAAAAATGCTATGTGGGTCACCAGAGTAAGAAGAATAATGTACTTTAGAAATGcgtactttcatttttttttcttccattttttttaataacagaATAAACATGTGAACATTGATGCAAACTTTGACGGTTTTTCTTACTGACGCTAttttctgaaatatcttaTATAGTTTATCACATACTCTCCATAAACTTAACAATCATGTTAACAAGATATACACACTAGTCTCGATTCTATGTTTCCGAAGGAGTACCGAACGAGGTAtgccaattttttacaagCGCTGTTCAATGTATTGCCGGCGAAGATGAAGCATCCGAATTTTTAACATTCGCTGGTTCGGCGAATCATCAGATTCTGACTGAGTAATGTGAAATAATACTTACATGGTCGATGTTTATCTCTCCTTTGTACATGAAGTCAACGAGAACTTTAATATCGGCAAACTTAACGTCGCGCATGATGACAATAGGATCCCTTTCTGCATATTCTGATAGTATAGTGTCAAAGTATGTGCTACAAGCTGATAACACCACCTGtttattgcgaaaaaaaaaggaaatacagaAATTCATGAATTCTAATAAGTATTATTCAAAGTAGATAACaaactgaaaaattatcttttcaaattcgacaTAGATATATAGGAACTTAAACTaggatttcaatattttaatgGACTATTGCAGACATACTGGCTAAAAGAGAACGACTCATCGAAACCCactacaaaattttattagcaaGGCTGTTTAATTATAGAGTCGAGAacgtaaaatattaaaaataattcctaCGAGTAAAGAATTTGGATTCCACATTTCAGATAGTATGTACTGATCGCCGAGAATAAATGATATGCGAGGAAAATATcaggataaaaaatgatgattggaaagtaattattattcatgtgttgaatataaatgagTCTTGTTCATAAAGCCTGACGAACGAAAATCAAGGAATTACATTTAAAATTCCATAGTttgtgatattattattattaatactagATTGAATAGTCTTAAACAGATTCCGTATGAGACATGGAAGAAGAcccaagaattttttaaataaagaaCACACGAATTCTTATTGTATCACGTGATTAGTTAAATACATTACTCTAGGtatagaaaaatttgtcaatatGTCAGTTTTATTCGACACGCGAGGTGACAGTTTAAATTgaagttattattattttaaaatagtAATTCAAACTCTTGCAAAATGATATCTTGGAGGGGCTTGGAAAAAGTGAATATATCTAGTGCAGCCCCACCCAAGTTCTCCAGGCAGTCAATAGCCTGAATATTTAATATCTGAAGTTGGTAttgattttctcaatttttatgtCTCCACAAATAAGGTCATAAAGCCAAGGCACGTTACTTTTCAGAGCAGCTATATACTGGTTTATATCCTGGAAAGCTTTTATGGGAAAATatattgagataaaaaataaattatatttttcattttatatccaAGTCATTACTTCTgcgttgtataaattttttttattctaccgACTTTTATTCCACGACTTTAAAACCTTGCATTAATATGTGCTACTTACTTTTgttacgattatttttattccttataACGAACGtaaagttaaataaaaaattgaatgtaattATGAAGaaagaagttaaaaaaaaaaaaaactgtactgAAATGCAGAGTGAactgaataaaattgtttggCAAGTACCGCTTACATAATGGAAATCGCTTCTGCATGATCATTGCGGTCACCGTTGAATAACGTATAATAGAACAAAACTGAAAGCTGACAAAGTTTGAACAATTCTAGAGTATAAAATACCATCTGCTGatgtcgaaaaaaatgtctattttaaatagttttgttttttctaattcATGTACATAAATTGATTAGTTTCGATTATCgttttatacataaaatatacaGTAAGCTGCTTGTATCAGGCCATATTTATAACGTTATTTGTATTGGATAGTGAAGTAATCAACAATCTTATATCTAATGCTCATGAAAGATACGTTCAAAGTATTTCACAATGACCAAGGATGAAAATACTGTATTAAAGAAACTAGAGAGTGCCTCGTAGCTCAAAATTCTAAGAAACCAGTCAGCTGCGAAGGCCAGAGCAGTAAAAAAAGgcattaaaattttcgaatttcagcTAGCAGTGTAGGCACAAGAGGAGTAGGGAACAGGAACTGGAATGGTGAAGGGATATGGAGGAGAGGGGAGACAAATGGTAAACGTTAGGAATGACTCAGTAAAGGAGTGAAGCACGAGCACAAATTCAAATACATAAAGACAGACAGAGAGGTAGGAGTAGCAGCAGCACCAGCAACACCAGCAGGGAAAAGTACTTACTCatacaaaaatattgattaaactttttttatagCCCACTTCgtagaattaaattttaattcagtAAAACGCTGGATGTTCCTTTTTACTCGTGttacaggtataataaaatttcatattcatcTCTCACTCCGCCTTTGACTCTACATCTTCCACAACGTCATGGAATTAAAATACCAATTTTCTATACGTCgagaaaacaacaaatatcACTAATTTTCCTAAAACGGAGCATATTTAATTCTCATTTACATTGATCACCGTATACTCATACATttagaaattgataaattcatTTGGATTCTTTACACGCATTTATATAGCGtgcaatttaattttcactaatggaaaataataaataaggtTTCTCGAGTAAATTGGTATTAATGTGAAGATTTATAAGACCTAGATTCGGCGAAATTTCAAAGACGTTCCTTGGAAATCGGTTTTCGGACCAAGCTTGAAATTAGAAAGTCTAACGCAATGACAGTAAATTTCTAAtcctgtttgaaaaaaaatgaaaaaaaatgaaaaacaataatttctaCTTTTTCATTACAATAATAACCTGGATGGTTGTACACCTGGATGCAGGTGCTACTAGATGAGGAAACAGCTGCCCCCCCTCTCCCCCATCGAATATTCTCCCCTATACCAATGTAACTGACACATCCTTTGTTTATTacgaattgaaacaaaattttctaccGAGAGTGTACTCCCCTCCACGACGCCCCCCCATTATCATTTAAATACGTCATACTGTAGTAGCGAGGAAAGCAAAAACTCTTGGGCTGCTTCTAAATTTAGGAGGAAGTattgattttacaatttaGACCCCTcccaaagaaaaaataaaccaagCCAAATGTACTTTACTTTGATAAAGTGCCCACTGTACATGGCCATTTAGTTCAATGCACAGACAGTGTGCgatatgacatttttttttttttctacctttatcgagaatgaataataaaggGGCCTTTGTATTAACGATCAAGTGAGAGACGCGAGGATacgaaattcaattacaatttttctcttataaCTCTTTACCATAGCGTCTTCCGTAtgttttatatcaatttaccAATCATCTATTTGATCACCATTTTTCACAGTATTAGACCGTCCatgacttgaaaaattagcACTTTAGCTAAATTCGTGCATATTCACAAAATGGACCCCGTGAGCTAGTCAAAATGCTTCAAGTCACTAAAGTTTTGTATTTAAACCTGGACTGTGGGAAAAGTATGGctaatgaaaaatagaagctcgaataaaaaaatcttaagACAAGCCAGAAAGAAAACTTATGCTCTGCATATTGCAATGCGCTACAATTGTGATGCAGATTTGAAGCTTAAAAGTCGTTAGTTAATATAACAACGTAAGAGCAGGACTGTTTAGCGCGAGGACTGACGACAGTTTTCATCTGCAGAATATATAAGAAAGCCTGTTTAAAAACCTGCAGTTAGACTAATGCAAAAAGGAGAAAAGCTCTATAAATTGTCGATTCCTTCCATAGACCACCTATAAACTCGACGTATTCTTACCTTGTGTGCACGCAGGGTTTGTCCCTCGCACGCAAGCGTCACGTCACAGTAAGCCTGCCGCTCTAGGAGCTGCGAGAACATGGTCTGTAGGTTGCTGTGATGATATTTCCATCGTAGACAATATTGTTGAGGGAACATGTTGCCGTTGGATGCTGATGCTGACGCTGACGCTGAACCGCCTCGTTGTTGCAGCATGCGCAAGCTGGGCACCACTTCTCCTCCCTTCCCTCCGTAGTTCACCGTCTCGTCGCCTTCCTCTGCCCCAGTCACTGTGCAAAAAAAGAACATGTCATTGTTACGAATACTGTTCTGGTTTAAGTTTTCAATggctttttttccccctcttcCTCTATCTGTCTGCGTTAATGACGATtcctttctatttttatatgaTCTGCGTGAGGTGAAACCTACCAGTGCCCTCGTCGCCTTCCTCGTCAAGGTACGACCAGTCGCTTATTTGATGTTCGAATTCGAACCTGTCTGAGTCTTCGAACTCGTCGATTTCTTGAATATCCTCTGCCTCGAATAGCTCCTCCAAATCTCCTTTTAGCCACAGTGAATCTCCTCCGTAATTGCTGCTGTTAGATTTTGCACTACCGTCGTCTTTACCGTCAAGCTTTTGTCGAACCACCAATTTATTTTCCTATAAAATAGAATCaaaacaggtttttttttaatttacttctcGCAGGCTGGGATAATGTGAAACATTAcaactattttaatttttatgctATCCGCTGTTGGAAGCAgacatttttattgaaattatatatttttattagtaTTAAGTAGAAATTAATGATgatttaagaattttttttactattattcGTTGCTACTATTAATCAGTGGAGTCACTGTCATTGATGATGGTATCCGCTAGCATTCGTGGCAACAAACATGGTATCCCTGTGTGATGCAACGTtaaaatacattattataatacagtAAGTAACCTGAATGTGAAAGACTAGTTTTGATACGATAAACGAACGACATGTCACAGTATATAACATATATCAATGAGCGACGATGTCACTTTTCTTGAAttgaaagagaaggaaaaaaaaaagaacaataaaaaaagaaaaacaa is a window of Neodiprion fabricii isolate iyNeoFabr1 chromosome 6, iyNeoFabr1.1, whole genome shotgun sequence DNA encoding:
- the LOC124184213 gene encoding uncharacterized protein LOC124184213 isoform X5, which codes for MSTSTTTTTTTKQQQQQQEQQQEANNMASAPRIRRRRCKFIGTWLSHKQFATWLTPVRGDDHKAYCALCDKVFSVAHGGLHDVRAHWKGKRHIGLQATIGNTDDVPSQSDQVPSQGAGHHHHHHHHHHHQQLLLQPSQSQPQLLPGTSYQVHQLLLERNSLGDLEFSEQENKLVVRQKLDGKDDGSAKSNSSNYGGDSLWLKGDLEELFEAEDIQEIDEFEDSDRFEFEHQISDWSYLDEEGDEGTVTGAEEGDETVNYGGKGGEVVPSLRMLQQRGGSASASASASNGNMFPQQYCLRWKYHHSNLQTMFSQLLERQAYCDVTLACEGQTLRAHKVVLSACSTYFDTILSEYAERDPIVIMRDVKFADIKVLVDFMYKGEINIDHTRLSSLLKTAEDLHIKGLAEVSWRSDSVQNDMSNSGHSPGAATPGVETVLREGDAEESSPPKQRRRGRPPLDDPPSAHDVFTPKVTCVTGNVGSDDTFNVTQEEMMSEGDHESWDGDMVLSENNETPLPVLSYMSKDDSAAPDDKKPSVTSNSNPNPNPAIPEQFRDVVKMNDYLTTGRRQEFWEEPFTRRVMDAIKSKELEMKTAAEILGVSYGTLYGRYRDSYGCLKHPYSTGFVRTGKTQGVSYSREKSGKSQGISKMRLDSLDQLEKSGNLKFQKAYEPCSSERVRDFWAEPGPAEVLAKLRRKEITLFRAAEYLNVTVQTLATYLSTLQGPDRLSLSGELAGPISAIDGGSETENDAVNDILQKINANVASVVPNISTATPIKREGGGFVDVPTPITKAATSVLENNPDITIVKTESMPRKREYSKVPNSENNNAKLMSGGGVSELSQQKLSDSLSLNSDNIKP
- the LOC124184213 gene encoding uncharacterized protein LOC124184213 isoform X4 yields the protein MITKRTARSATRCFPLPTEACTTCEPIGRANVTSAFKQQSGTPTTSLANPIRSLPKEQDIITTTTTTITISSCCCNHLNPSHSYFPVLPIRSTNCSSKGTLSEISSSASRMVRNYKKKVERHRWSKVSMQAAIQAVLNGSMGYKRAATQFHVPRTTLERHAKKTRDSPESALKKTTPPGSGNRVFNEQQEAELVQRLNKMAGQLSGLELNELRDVAFRLARRNNLAHPFGEDGKAGIEWVRGFMARLHPHLALRRPDEATSMPRAIGLNKENKLVVRQKLDGKDDGSAKSNSSNYGGDSLWLKGDLEELFEAEDIQEIDEFEDSDRFEFEHQISDWSYLDEEGDEGTVTGAEEGDETVNYGGKGGEVVPSLRMLQQRGGSASASASASNGNMFPQQYCLRWKYHHSNLQTMFSQLLERQAYCDVTLACEGQTLRAHKVVLSACSTYFDTILSEYAERDPIVIMRDVKFADIKVLVDFMYKGEINIDHTRLSSLLKTAEDLHIKGLAEVSWRSDSVQNDMSNSGHSPGAATPGVETVLREGDAEESSPPKQRRRGRPPLDDPPSAHDVFTPKVTCVTGNVGSDDTFNVTQEEMMSEGDHESWDGDMVLSENNETPLPVLSYMSKDDSAAPDDKKPSVTSNSNPNPNPAIPEQFRDVVKMNDYLTTGRRQEFWEEPFTRRVMDAIKSKELEMKTAAEILGVSYGTLYGRYRDSYGCLKHPYRVRDFWAEPGPAEVLAKLRRKEITLFRAAEYLNVTVQTLATYLSTLQGPDRLSLSGELAGPISAIDGGSETENDAVNDILQKINANVASVVPNISTATPIKREGGGFVDVPTPITKAATSVLENNPDITIVKTESMPRKREYSKVPNSENNNAKLMSGGGVSELSQQKLSDSLSLNSDNIKP
- the LOC124184213 gene encoding uncharacterized protein LOC124184213 isoform X3; the encoded protein is MITKRTARSATRCFPLPTEACTTCEPIGRANVTSAFKQQSGTPTTSLANPIRSLPKEQDIITTTTTTITISSCCCNHLNPSHSYFPVLPIRSTNCSSKGTLSEISSSASRMVRNYKKKVERHRWSKVSMQAAIQAVLNGSMGYKRAATQFHVPRTTLERHAKKTRDSPESALKKTTPPGSGNRVFNEQQEAELVQRLNKMAGQLSGLELNELRDVAFRLARRNNLAHPFGEDGKAGIEWVRGFMARLHPHLALRRPDEATSMPRAIGLNKENKLVVRQKLDGKDDGSAKSNSSNYGGDSLWLKGDLEELFEAEDIQEIDEFEDSDRFEFEHQISDWSYLDEEGDEGTVTGAEEGDETVNYGGKGGEVVPSLRMLQQRGGSASASASASNGNMFPQQYCLRWKYHHSNLQTMFSQLLERQAYCDVTLACEGQTLRAHKVVLSACSTYFDTILSEYAERDPIVIMRDVKFADIKVLVDFMYKGEINIDHTRLSSLLKTAEDLHIKGLAEVSWRSDSVQNDMSNSGHSPGAATPGVETVLREGDAEESSPPKQRRRGRPPLDDPPSAHDVFTPKVTCVTGNVGSDDTFNVTQEEMMSEGDHESWDGDMVLSENNETPLPVLSYMSKDDSAAPDDKKPSVTSNSNPNPNPAIPEQFRDVVKMNDYLTTGRRQEFWEEPFTRRVMDAIKSKELEMKTAAEILGVSYGTLYGRYRDSYGCLKHPYRLDQLEKSGNLKFQKAYEPCSSERVRDFWAEPGPAEVLAKLRRKEITLFRAAEYLNVTVQTLATYLSTLQGPDRLSLSGELAGPISAIDGGSETENDAVNDILQKINANVASVVPNISTATPIKREGGGFVDVPTPITKAATSVLENNPDITIVKTESMPRKREYSKVPNSENNNAKLMSGGGVSELSQQKLSDSLSLNSDNIKP
- the LOC124184213 gene encoding uncharacterized protein LOC124184213 isoform X7, with the translated sequence MITKRTARSATRCFPLPTEACTTCEPIGRANVTSAFKQQSGTPTTSLANPIRSLPKEQDIITTTTTTITISSCCCNHLNPSHSYFPVLPIRSTNCSSKGTLSEISSSASRMVRNYKKKVERHRWSKVSMQAAIQAVLNGSMGYKRAATQFHVPRTTLERHAKKTRDSPESALKKTTPPGSGNRVFNEQQEAELVQRLNKMAGQLSGLELNELRDVAFRLARRNNLAHPFGEDGKAGIEWVRGFMARLHPHLALRRPDEATSMPRAIGLNKENKLVVRQKLDGKDDGSAKSNSSNYGGDSLWLKGDLEELFEAEDIQEIDEFEDSDRFEFEHQISDWSYLDEEGDEGTVTGAEEGDETVNYGGKGGEVVPSLRMLQQRGGSASASASASNGNMFPQQYCLRWKYHHSNLQTMFSQLLERQAYCDVTLACEGQTLRAHKVVLSACSTYFDTILSEYAERDPIVIMRDVKFADIKVLVDFMYKGEINIDHTRLSSLLKTAEDLHIKGLAEVSWRSDSVQNDMSNSGHSPGAATPGVETVLREGDAEESSPPKQRRRGRPPLDDPPSAHDVFTPKVTCVTGNVGSDDTFNVTQEEMMSEGDHESWDGDMVLSENNETPLPVLSYMSKDDSAAPDDKKPSVTSNSNPNPNPAIPEQFRDVVKMNDYLTTGRRQEFWEEPFTRRVMDAIKSKELEMKTAAEILGVSYGTLYGRYRDSYGCLKHPYSTGFVRTGKTQGVSYSREKSGKSQGISKMRLDSLDQLEKSGNLKFQKAYEPCSSESLLKFTE